The following proteins come from a genomic window of Nitrospinaceae bacterium:
- a CDS encoding radical SAM protein, with translation MVMADSKGQLFEHPELLMVGALGSEAVAPESEELSPLPEGSRFFTIPESLPVGGDAEIDELTTIDNVDWGDGPETPQAACTFPSPGWMRTLLPFAERQEGAAPLPLWAYTALGYDPEGDQFVCAAVQVDDCPRWQPEEYDDRNLPERLKEAKGKFPKNRMIPHLEHCATESHCFAAKNFFSGRWEMGMPIAPLCNADCRGCISLQPDGLFPASHERIEFVPTPEELAEIAVPHLENAEKAVASFGQGCEGEPLLQAGIIERACRLIRERADRGTLHLNTNGSRPEWIERLATAGLESIRISTNSVIPERHRAYYRPETYEFSEVEDTVKAAVGAGLYTQLNYLVFPGVTDREAEVEALIDFCGRTGLHVLQMKNLCIDPALYLETLGDEEETGEAIGMLRLLEVLREEAPEVAIRYFNHPRDEWHLDPGASTSIQAGGPE, from the coding sequence ATGGTAATGGCCGATTCCAAGGGCCAGCTTTTTGAGCATCCCGAATTATTGATGGTCGGTGCGCTCGGCTCAGAGGCCGTCGCTCCGGAGTCCGAGGAGCTTTCACCGCTTCCCGAGGGAAGCCGCTTCTTCACGATACCTGAATCCCTTCCGGTTGGTGGCGACGCCGAAATCGATGAACTCACCACCATCGACAATGTCGATTGGGGCGATGGTCCCGAAACGCCCCAGGCGGCTTGCACTTTCCCCTCGCCGGGATGGATGCGCACCCTTTTGCCATTTGCCGAGCGACAAGAAGGCGCCGCCCCGCTGCCGCTATGGGCCTACACGGCACTCGGATACGACCCCGAGGGCGATCAATTCGTTTGCGCGGCAGTGCAAGTGGACGACTGCCCGCGCTGGCAACCAGAGGAATACGATGACCGCAACCTCCCGGAGCGGCTTAAAGAGGCGAAGGGAAAATTTCCGAAAAACCGAATGATCCCCCATCTTGAGCATTGCGCGACGGAGTCTCATTGTTTTGCAGCAAAAAATTTCTTCTCCGGGAGGTGGGAGATGGGCATGCCTATCGCGCCGCTTTGCAATGCCGACTGCCGGGGCTGTATCTCGCTTCAGCCGGATGGTCTTTTCCCGGCGAGCCACGAGCGAATCGAATTCGTCCCCACCCCTGAGGAGCTGGCCGAAATAGCGGTCCCACATCTTGAGAACGCCGAGAAAGCTGTGGCCAGCTTTGGGCAGGGCTGCGAAGGTGAGCCTCTACTTCAAGCCGGGATCATCGAGCGGGCCTGCCGCCTCATCCGAGAGCGGGCCGACCGGGGCACCCTCCATCTCAACACAAATGGCAGCCGCCCTGAGTGGATCGAAAGGCTCGCAACGGCGGGGCTCGAAAGCATTCGCATCAGCACGAACAGCGTCATCCCGGAGCGCCACAGGGCCTACTACCGACCCGAAACCTATGAATTTTCCGAGGTCGAGGACACGGTTAAAGCCGCTGTCGGAGCGGGCCTCTACACCCAGCTCAACTATCTTGTTTTCCCGGGGGTAACGGATCGAGAAGCCGAAGTCGAGGCGCTGATAGATTTTTGCGGGCGCACCGGGCTCCATGTGCTCCAAATGAAAAACTTGTGCATCGATCCGGCGCTCTATCTCGAAACATTGGGCGACGAGGAAGAAACCGGCGAGGCGATCGGCATGCTCCGATTGCTTGAGGTCCTTCGCGAGGAGGCGCCCGAAGTCGCGATACGCTATTTCAACCACCCGAGGGACGAATGGCACCTAGATCCCGGTGCCTCAACATCGATTCAAGCGGGAGGGCCCGAATGA
- the rimO gene encoding 30S ribosomal protein S12 methylthiotransferase RimO has protein sequence MSSGFLEIKDISEMPLVSHAAPPPAEGAPTVALVSLGCAKNTVDSEIMLAALSRAGYRLVADAGEAQVAIVNTCGFIEDAKRESIDTILDLAELKNEGPLESLIVAGCLAERYRGELAQGLPEVDLFLGTREYDRIAELLAAKSKGAKPAREAFSDTLMDYSRRLPRILSEPGPSAYLKVAEGCSRPCTFCVIPRFRGRFRSRETEHIIEEAHALAEAGVKEVNLLAQEITSWGTDLGGGSSLAKLLEALNEVNGLRWIRILYNYPRGVTDELLSAICDLPKVVEYIDMPLQHIATPVLTAMRRGIDEAGTRELIERMRQAIPGCALRTTMLVGFPGETEADFELLLDFVREVRFTRLGAFAFSPEEGSIAARLPNPVPLEATRERLNRLLELQEGIQAEANEALFGKRADVLVEGISAEGLLRGRTRHQAPEVDGEVFLDETEATAGEIIECEFISTDGVDLIARGI, from the coding sequence ATGAGCAGCGGCTTTCTCGAAATAAAAGATATTTCCGAAATGCCTCTCGTCAGCCACGCTGCGCCCCCTCCAGCAGAAGGGGCTCCCACCGTCGCGCTTGTTTCGCTGGGTTGCGCGAAAAACACGGTGGACAGTGAAATCATGCTCGCCGCGCTGTCGCGAGCGGGCTACCGCCTGGTGGCAGATGCCGGCGAGGCCCAAGTCGCCATCGTCAACACGTGCGGATTTATAGAGGATGCCAAGCGCGAGTCGATTGATACGATTCTCGATCTCGCTGAACTAAAAAACGAGGGGCCCTTAGAATCCCTTATCGTCGCCGGATGTCTTGCGGAGCGATATCGGGGCGAGCTGGCGCAGGGCTTGCCCGAGGTGGATCTTTTCCTGGGCACAAGGGAATACGACCGCATCGCAGAACTGCTCGCCGCAAAATCCAAGGGAGCAAAGCCAGCCCGCGAGGCGTTCTCCGATACCTTGATGGACTACAGCCGCCGTCTGCCGCGTATTCTCTCAGAGCCCGGCCCTAGCGCTTATCTCAAGGTGGCCGAGGGCTGCTCACGACCCTGCACTTTTTGCGTCATACCGCGCTTCAGGGGCCGTTTCCGCTCCCGCGAGACGGAACACATCATCGAGGAGGCCCATGCCCTCGCCGAGGCCGGGGTAAAAGAAGTGAACCTTCTTGCCCAAGAAATCACGAGTTGGGGCACAGACCTCGGCGGCGGCTCTTCTCTTGCAAAACTTCTAGAGGCGCTGAACGAAGTCAATGGCCTGCGATGGATTCGTATTCTCTACAACTACCCACGCGGGGTGACGGATGAACTTCTCTCGGCCATCTGCGATTTGCCAAAGGTCGTTGAGTATATCGATATGCCCCTTCAGCACATCGCCACTCCGGTGCTCACCGCCATGCGTCGGGGAATAGACGAGGCGGGAACACGTGAGCTTATCGAGCGCATGCGCCAAGCAATACCAGGCTGTGCACTAAGAACAACGATGCTCGTCGGGTTTCCTGGCGAGACAGAAGCAGACTTTGAGCTTTTGCTCGATTTCGTTCGTGAGGTACGCTTCACACGGCTAGGGGCGTTTGCCTTCTCGCCCGAGGAGGGCTCGATAGCCGCGCGCCTACCGAACCCGGTTCCGCTAGAAGCTACGCGGGAGCGACTGAATCGCCTTCTCGAGCTTCAGGAAGGGATACAGGCCGAAGCCAACGAGGCGCTTTTCGGAAAAAGGGCTGATGTTCTCGTCGAGGGTATCAGCGCCGAGGGGCTCCTTCGCGGGCGAACCCGCCACCAGGCCCCCGAGGTGGACGGCGAGGTGTTTTTAGACGAAACCGAGGCCACTGCCGGTGAAATTATCGAATGCGAATTCATCAGCACCGATGGGGTGGACCTCATCGCACGGGGTATTTAA
- a CDS encoding isoprenylcysteine carboxylmethyltransferase family protein, which produces MLGQLLKIPPLIALFCLLGGLILDSLLDFTKPPIGWGFRSIGIGPMGLGLWLMAQAFKTFQLRGTTYKPWEAPSALVTDGPMRISRNPMYLGMALIIAGVGWLLVSTPVMLSGLVFVLIFQKFFILPEEETLKRLFGEEYLDYRSRVRMWL; this is translated from the coding sequence TTGTTAGGGCAACTATTAAAAATACCACCGCTCATCGCGCTTTTCTGCCTGCTCGGTGGTCTTATTCTGGACTCCCTGCTTGACTTCACAAAACCGCCAATCGGATGGGGTTTCCGCTCGATCGGAATAGGCCCAATGGGTCTCGGTTTATGGCTGATGGCCCAGGCGTTTAAGACCTTTCAGCTCAGGGGCACCACCTACAAACCTTGGGAGGCACCCTCCGCCCTCGTCACCGATGGGCCGATGCGCATTTCCCGAAACCCGATGTATCTGGGCATGGCGCTGATCATCGCCGGGGTCGGTTGGTTGCTCGTCTCGACGCCCGTTATGCTCTCGGGTCTCGTTTTTGTGCTGATCTTCCAGAAATTTTTTATTCTCCCCGAGGAAGAAACGCTCAAACGCCTTTTCGGAGAAGAATATCTCGACTACCGCAGCCGAGTTAGAATGTGGCTTTAG